The DNA window CGGGAAAGGAAATAGGTACCAAAAATAAGTAATATTTTGTAAGATTTATTTAATATTTGACCGGTTTTAAACGTTCATTTTACGGGAAAAAGTGAATCTGCTCAGGCCCCTGGATCTGTCAGAAGGTTGTCCCCGTCGGCGGCGGAAGTTGCCAGGAAATCGCACCTCTCGTTTTCAGGATGTCCGTTGTGGCCTTTCACCCAGATAAAGGTTACCTGGTGGGGCTCCTTGGCTTTCAAAAGGCGCTGCCACAAGTCCACATTCTTGACAGGTTCATTCTTTCCGCGCTTCCACCCCTTTTTCAGCCAGCTGTCTATCCAGTGCTGGTTAAAGGCATCCACCAGATATTTGGAATCGGAATAAAGGCTCACCTCACAGGGACGGTTCAGCGCCTCCAGGCCGGCGATGGCGGCCATCAGCTCCATCCTGTTGTTTGTGGTGCGTTTATATCCGGCGGATATCTCCTTTACATGCAGTTGTCCGGCTGCGTCCCGGTAATGAAGGACGCTGCCGAAACCGCCCGGTCCGTCAGGATTGCCTCTGGCAGAACCGTCTGTATATACTTCTACTTTCAAATTCAGGTCTCCTTTGCAGGTTTATTCTCAGTCTTATTGTATCACTATCTGTCCCATTTGTCGCAGAGCGAATTAATCTGATCCGCAAAACGGGCCAGATCTTTGTTAGCGCCGCCCTCATTGTGCATGATGACCTTACGGAGCCTGTCGCCCGCAGCCAGAAGCCGTGCAAATACGCCGGATGCTTTCTTAGCCGGTTCCGTATCGCGCTTAATCGGAATCCCCTCGGTAACGGTGATAAAGCAGCCCTCTTTCAAATCATAGGAGCTTCCGCTGAACGGGGCATCCGCTTCCATTCCGAACTTCTCCTTCACAAGGGAGGCAAAGGTATCACAGACCTCGTCGTCTCCGTGTACAACAAACACATGCTTGGGGCGTTCCATGAAATTGCCGACCCATTCGAGAAGTCCG is part of the [Clostridium] symbiosum genome and encodes:
- the rnhA gene encoding ribonuclease HI, whose protein sequence is MKVEVYTDGSARGNPDGPGGFGSVLHYRDAAGQLHVKEISAGYKRTTNNRMELMAAIAGLEALNRPCEVSLYSDSKYLVDAFNQHWIDSWLKKGWKRGKNEPVKNVDLWQRLLKAKEPHQVTFIWVKGHNGHPENERCDFLATSAADGDNLLTDPGA